One region of Triticum aestivum cultivar Chinese Spring chromosome 6B, IWGSC CS RefSeq v2.1, whole genome shotgun sequence genomic DNA includes:
- the LOC123138137 gene encoding organelle RRM domain-containing protein 1, chloroplastic isoform X2, which produces MDAVRSFLLGGGLTVSTATGATAQANSIPHISPSSLPWATRRRFHRLAAAASPHSPLPASSTRPRCSRWVVVMDDPPAQAGVGEVSRAEAVDYYVATLARVLGSEQEAQMCIYDASWDRSYEFCCEIDEEASKKLAKMPGVLAVRMVKGDVPEKDNLRSSLSPVNLGSFSDAACNNSSSEKSEFWLVRMEKPGVEVVTKAQMVDHYTQILVKVLGNEKDAQVSIYHVSWEENYGFCCHIDEQCAKELADVPGVISVLPDSNFGSDKKDYRGDDSSKSSEATQVADVKTKRLFVTGLSFYTSEKTLREAFEPFGELVEVKIIMDRISRRSKGYAFIEYTTEEAGGAALKAMNGEIINGWMIVVDIAKTKSRDQKTPFGTSSFRPRFQSR; this is translated from the exons ATGGACGCCGTCCGCTCTTTCCTCCTCGGCGGCGGCCTCACCGTCTCCACCGCCACCGGCGCCACAGCCCAGGCCAACTCTATCCCACACATCTCCCCTTCTTCTCTCCCTTGGGCCACTCGCCGCCGCTTCCACCGCCTCGCCGCGGCCGCGTCACCTCACTCGCCGCTCCCCGCTTCCTCGACCCGCCCGCGTTGCTCTAGGTGGGTGGTGGTCATGGACGACCCGCCCGCGCAAGCGGGCGTCGGCGAGGTGTCCCGTGCGGAGGCCGTCGACTACTACGTCGCCACACTGGCCAGAGTGTTGGGAAG TGAGCAGGAGGCGCAAATGTGCATATATGACGCGTCGTGGGACAGGAGCTACGAATTCTGCTGCGAGATCGATGAGGAAGCGTCCAAGAAGCTTGCAA AGATGCCTGGGGTATTAGCTGTTAGGATGGTTAAGGGTGATGTGCCAGAGAAGGATAATCTGAGGTCGAGCCTCTCACCAGTTAACCTTGGAAGCTTCAGTGATGCTGCTTGTAACAACTCTTCTAGCGAGAAAAGTGAGTTTTGGCTTGTCCGAATGGAGAAGCCCGGGGTTGAAGTTGTGACAAAAGCACAAATGGTAGACCACTATACCCAGATCCTGGTGAAAGTATTGGGGAA TGAAAAGGATGCACAAGTTAGCATATATCACGTTTCATGGGAAGAGAATTATGGATTCTGCTGTCATATTGACGAACAATGTGCGAAGGAGCTAGCTG ATGTTCCTGGAGTCATATCTGTTTTACCAGATTCAAATTTTGGATCAGACAAAAAAGATTACAGAG GTGACGATAGCTCGAAATCCTCAGAAGCTACTCAGGTGGCTGATGTCAAAACTAAAAGGCTCTTTGTTACAG GGCTTTCATTTTATACATCTGAGAAAACTCTGAGGGAAGCCTTTGAGCCATTTGGCGAGCTGGTTGAAG TCAAGATAATAATGGACAGGATATCAAGAAGATCAAAAGGGTATGCCTTCAtagaatacaccacagaagaagctggtggtgcagctctgaaaGCAATGAATGGAGAG ATAATAAACGGCTGGATGATAGTTGTTGACATTGCTAAAACCAAATCAAGAGACCAGAAAACCCCATTTGGCACTTCTAGTTTTCGGCCACGTTTTCAATCTAGATGA
- the LOC123138137 gene encoding organelle RRM domain-containing protein 1, chloroplastic isoform X1 has protein sequence MDAVRSFLLGGGLTVSTATGATAQANSIPHISPSSLPWATRRRFHRLAAAASPHSPLPASSTRPRCSRWVVVMDDPPAQAGVGEVSRAEAVDYYVATLARVLGSVCSEQEAQMCIYDASWDRSYEFCCEIDEEASKKLAKMPGVLAVRMVKGDVPEKDNLRSSLSPVNLGSFSDAACNNSSSEKSEFWLVRMEKPGVEVVTKAQMVDHYTQILVKVLGNEKDAQVSIYHVSWEENYGFCCHIDEQCAKELADVPGVISVLPDSNFGSDKKDYRGDDSSKSSEATQVADVKTKRLFVTGLSFYTSEKTLREAFEPFGELVEVKIIMDRISRRSKGYAFIEYTTEEAGGAALKAMNGEIINGWMIVVDIAKTKSRDQKTPFGTSSFRPRFQSR, from the exons ATGGACGCCGTCCGCTCTTTCCTCCTCGGCGGCGGCCTCACCGTCTCCACCGCCACCGGCGCCACAGCCCAGGCCAACTCTATCCCACACATCTCCCCTTCTTCTCTCCCTTGGGCCACTCGCCGCCGCTTCCACCGCCTCGCCGCGGCCGCGTCACCTCACTCGCCGCTCCCCGCTTCCTCGACCCGCCCGCGTTGCTCTAGGTGGGTGGTGGTCATGGACGACCCGCCCGCGCAAGCGGGCGTCGGCGAGGTGTCCCGTGCGGAGGCCGTCGACTACTACGTCGCCACACTGGCCAGAGTGTTGGGAAG CGTATGCAGTGAGCAGGAGGCGCAAATGTGCATATATGACGCGTCGTGGGACAGGAGCTACGAATTCTGCTGCGAGATCGATGAGGAAGCGTCCAAGAAGCTTGCAA AGATGCCTGGGGTATTAGCTGTTAGGATGGTTAAGGGTGATGTGCCAGAGAAGGATAATCTGAGGTCGAGCCTCTCACCAGTTAACCTTGGAAGCTTCAGTGATGCTGCTTGTAACAACTCTTCTAGCGAGAAAAGTGAGTTTTGGCTTGTCCGAATGGAGAAGCCCGGGGTTGAAGTTGTGACAAAAGCACAAATGGTAGACCACTATACCCAGATCCTGGTGAAAGTATTGGGGAA TGAAAAGGATGCACAAGTTAGCATATATCACGTTTCATGGGAAGAGAATTATGGATTCTGCTGTCATATTGACGAACAATGTGCGAAGGAGCTAGCTG ATGTTCCTGGAGTCATATCTGTTTTACCAGATTCAAATTTTGGATCAGACAAAAAAGATTACAGAG GTGACGATAGCTCGAAATCCTCAGAAGCTACTCAGGTGGCTGATGTCAAAACTAAAAGGCTCTTTGTTACAG GGCTTTCATTTTATACATCTGAGAAAACTCTGAGGGAAGCCTTTGAGCCATTTGGCGAGCTGGTTGAAG TCAAGATAATAATGGACAGGATATCAAGAAGATCAAAAGGGTATGCCTTCAtagaatacaccacagaagaagctggtggtgcagctctgaaaGCAATGAATGGAGAG ATAATAAACGGCTGGATGATAGTTGTTGACATTGCTAAAACCAAATCAAGAGACCAGAAAACCCCATTTGGCACTTCTAGTTTTCGGCCACGTTTTCAATCTAGATGA